cactaatgtatcttgctaataatacatgACTTGATATATCATTTGcagtgaatttactagcaagatatagttcctctccaaccagaagacattggagtggaatcaaatagatctttcgatatcttcatggaatggttgatatgggattgttttatccctatggatccaagtcacaattagttggctatgctGATGATGGATatttgtctgatccacataaagggagatctcaaacaggatacctattcacatatggtggtacagctatatcatggaggtccacaaaATAGACGATTGtagcaacatcctctaatcatgctgaaatattagcgatacatgaagctagtcgcgagtgtttttggctgaagagtgtgatccaatatattctgtcatcatgtggactgattgatcataagatagctccaactgtcctgtttgaagataatacggcatgtattgctcaacttaaagctagatatatcaaaggtgatagaacaaagcatatttctcccaaattcttcttcactcatgatctttaaaatcaagggacaattgatgtccaacagatccgctcaagtgacaatctgacagatttatttataaagtcactcccaaaatcctcctttgaaagattggtacatgagattgggatgcaccgatttcgagacattaaatgatgtcgacaagagggggagactgtattattttttctttggtcaggttttttccattgggtttttcttgacaaggtttttaatgaggcagtccccatcactaaaggattttgtactctttttccttcactaaggtttttttccactggatttttctttagtaaggttttaatgaggtATAATactaaatggtcatccaaagGGAAGTGTTGTGATAAGATCAAATGAGGTGGATGGCCATCATTTAATATGGGTGATTCATATTTACAATGTTGAAAGCTGAAGATATCAAGGGATAATGAATTTAATGATGGTTGAAAAGGAATACCTTTTGTATGTATAAATAGAGGAAGTGAACGTATGAAACAACACACATCAATAACAATAATCTTCTCTCACTATATATTGTCTATatacaaaatttttcttctctcttttcataCGTTgctaatatataatagtagtaaatatataagttatttctattaatataatgagataaatatattagtaaatatcaaaactagagtcttctatttacattttattttatattatcttttatttatttattatacaaCATAACATTCGATTTTACAATTGGATTAGAATAAAAAAGTTTACAAAATGTTAAGACatgaaagataaaagaagaaatTTGACCATGTTAAAAACTAAAGTTCTAAAAATCAAATCGgtcatcaaattaatttaattattgattCATTTACTCATTGGTTTAACCGTAATttgattgaataattattttatagtaaaataataaataaacatatttaaacataattatacTTAAAACAGATTTTTTATTATcctagatattttttaattgatgctattattcatattttaaaattactagAAACCCAATATCGAAAAATAAAGACAATCTCAATCTCAAGAATCATAAGTACAACAACTtaacaaattaacaagaataagattcgaataaaaaaattagcaatCCAATcacaagaaataaaaacaatctcaatccaacaaattaaaatacagCAACCCAATAATTTTGCAAAATAACAACTTACAATTTAGGAAATTAACAAGAACAAGACCtaaatagaaaatttaaaaaaatcatagtataaaaaaatcagagtaacaatgaaaaaaattgaagaaaaaaaataataagaacatgAATCAACGTAACAGAATCACAGTAATGgcaaattaacaacaataattgaagaagaaaatatataataacaacataaaaatcctaaaacaaataaaaaaaacaaacctTAGCACAGAGGCGAGGGAGCACGACGTTAGGGAGGGGTGGACGCGACAAAACTAGAGAAGAGGTGGTTTGGAGTGTTACCAAACTGGAAAAGAGGAGGGTTGGAGTGTAGCGGAAATGGAGCAGAGGAGGACTGGATGGAGGAACAACGGCTGTGCGACAGATGAATGAGGCGATACGAGTATAGTGACAACGACGGCTTCAAGTAGATGCGACGATGTGGCAGACTCAGCAGCAATTCAATTCTGAATCCTTTAGAAGTCAAAGTGTACAAAGTTAAAAGaggtcatagattcaacccTCCTTTTTTAGGCTATTGATAACCTGCAAAAacataatagaaaaatataacacaaACGTGTTTGGTATATGGTGGTGTCTTTGGTGGTCGTAGTTTCAGTGGCTAGTAGTGGCTATCGATTGACCAACGAATGAAAAGTTGACAACTAGAGCATGGTATGATGTCCTGTCTTGTATTAAGTTGTTAATTGTGGTAAATCTTTGTTCGTTTACCACAGGTCTAGTGATGTAAATAGGTGATGTGCCAAGGGCTATGGATGTCATTTGGTCGAATGGCCTGTGGTTAGAAACGGTGTCACTGACAGCTGCCGAAAATGGAAGAGATTATGCAGCGGACATCGTTGGAAAAAATCAGCGCGAAATGGAGGAAGGCCACTTGAGTTCATTGTCGAATCTTTTGGGCTTAATCACCCTATTAGCGTCTCCGTTCTTCAAGGACATCAAGCACCTGAAGCATATAGATGACGGAGGTAGCGACGCTTTTTCATTTAAATAGGATACCAAGCACGACAAACAAAGCTCGAGGGTGGCATCAAAAGGAGGCATGAGCACCTCGTTAGCAGAAGTTGCGGTCAGAAACACCAACGGAGCTAGAAAATTCGAGCGCGCATTAAGGATCAAGCGGTAGTGGCAAATGTCACCTTCTGTTGAGGCAGACTAGGTTGGATCCACATGCATCAGTGACGGCAGGATGAAATGTTCGGGTATCTTCTCACAGCAAGGTCAGAGAAAGAACCGACATAAAGGATAGAGTAGATCCATGGTTGTTCAGCAGAAAAGATGAGTTGAGATTGGGTAGGCTCTCTCAGTTCGGATAAAAAACTCAATCTCTTTCGATAAGGGCCAATTTGTTGGCCCAAGGCCACATGCCAAAAAGTAAAACAAGACTGATTACATACATCCAACGATTACTGCCTTGATTATAAAAGTTACCATTTCCTCAAGCtagtaaaatatatttcttgATGAGTCAAATCGCCAGGTGTCGCTCTCTTATAGGTGCGTCGCTCCTAACCATGATAGCCATGGCTTTGCCTAAGCCATCACACACGACACCTAATTATAAAGTGAATTAGTGTCTTTTTGCCTATTAAGAATGGTTTAAGACTACTTTGGTCCTTGCATACAAGTTACTATTTTGATGCATGAGCATATATCTTTACGtttgtattattaattaaagtagTCTAGTTCAGCATATGTTATTATACTGTGTTATGAGTTAGTTCCACATTGTCCAAGTCATGAAGGTTTCTCCCTCCCCTACTAGTATAAATATGCATATGTATCCCTTTTTCTTACCAAGTTGAGTTGATTaagttatatattaaataagttGTGTGCTTATTTTCTTCTAGACTCTTTTGAGAGTAAGAGGTGCATTCTTGGCTTAGCCAATCAAAGTGGGTTCTTGGCTATTTTCACCATAGTAGGTTGTTAATTAACCTCACCAAGAATGGTGATCCAAATGACGTCTTTTAATCagtttggtatcagagcaaggTTGGTCCTCACATTGCTCCAGTAAAAGCTTGTTTGGCTTGTGGGTATGGGTCTTTAGTGCGGTGCTCTCGTTGTTGGTATGAGTCGTCATCAGTGTGGGTTGTCTACCGTAGAGTTCCAGGTAATTcgttcttttctcttcttttaatgCCTTTTTTGTTGGTGATTATCTTTAGTTCCTTTCCATCATTATTATCATTGGTGCATacccattatcatcatcattagtgCATTCCATCATTATTGTGCATGATCATCATTATAACATCGGTGCCAAAATATCAACATCATTGCATAGTAATAAAAGATGGCTCCGAAGCATAGAACTACTCAAGAGACTAAAATGGAGTAATTACTCCGTCAAGTTAAGGAGTTGCAGGagcaatggtgcacgaaattgtgatcatcaatggcgccatcaacatggtacgctcaattgcaatctcaactctttatcacaacttcacacaactaaccagcaagtgcactgggtcgtccaagtaataaaccttacgggagtaagggtcgatcccacggagattgttggtatgaagcaaactatggtcatcttgtaaatctcagtcaggcgaattcaaatggttatggaggattaatgattaaaagacatataaaacataaaataaagatagagatacttatgtaattcattggtgagaatttcagataagcgtatggagatgctttgtcccttccgtctctctgctttcctactgtcttcatccaatccttcttactcctttccatggcaagctgtatggtgggcatcaccgttatcaatggctacagttctcgatcatgtcgaaatagaatccagtgattcttttgcgtctgtcactaacgccccacaatcgcgagtttgaaactcgtcacagtcattcaacccctgaatcctactcagaataccacagacaaggtttagaccttttggattctcaagaatggccgccaatggattctagcttataccacgaagattctgattaaggaatctaagagatatccactcaatctaaggtagaacggaggtggttatcaGACACAttttcataggtgagaatgatgatgagtgtcacggatcatcacattcatcaagttgaggaacaagtgatatcttagaacaagaataagctgagtgacaaccaaaacgtttgcacgaagggatttctgttagtttagaagctgtatctacaacgcgaatatttttaataattctttactagcaaaaatcctaacgtcaaaatacataagaacaaggtctaggcatggccgaatggccagcctcccaaagagggttcaatcataaaaacatgatccaaagattgaaagattcttttaatacaatagcaaaatgtcctatttatagagaactagtagcctagggtttacagaaatgagtaaatgacgtaaaaatccacttccgggcccacttggtgtgtgcttgggctgagcattgaagcttccatgtgtagagacttttcttggagttaaacgccagcttttgtgccagtttgggcgtttaactcccacttttgtgccagttccggcgtttaatgccgggaattctaaagctgactTGGACTGCCTGtttggccatcaaatctcgggcaaaatatgaactattatatattactggaaagcctggatgtctacttttcaacgcaattgagagcgcgccaattgggcttctgtagctccagaaaatccacttcgagtgcagggaggtcagaatccaacagcatctacagccctttttcagcctctaaatcagatttttgctcaggtccctcaatttcagccagaaaatacctgaaatcacagaaaaacacacaaactcatagtaaagtccagaaaagtgaattttaaataaaagctaataaaaatataataaaaactaactaaaacatattaaaagcatactaaaaacaatgccaaaaagcgtataaattatccgctcatcaagcaaCTTGAAAAATATGAAGCCTTTCAAAATAATCATGGCAAGCAAAGTGAAGACAGTTTTTCTAGCGAAGAGGATGATGCAAATccatttcattattcttcttcgtTTGAAGATTTGCCCACATGAAGAGCACAACACAACAACACGAAAAAGCTAAATATTTAGGAATCAAAATTGATATTCCTGAGTTTGAAGGAAAACTCTAACCAGATAATTTTATCGACTAGCTTTGCATAGTGAAAAGAGTGTTTGAGTATTTCAGACGATAAGCGCGTGAAGTTTGTAGCACTCAAATTGAAGAAACATGTGTCAGTATGGTAGGAGAATCTCAAGCGTCAGcgaaaaagagaaggaagaagaaagataaAGACATGGGATAAAATGCATCGTGAGCTGAAGCACAAGTTTCTTCCTGAACATTACAGGCAAGACACCTTCATCAAATTTCACAATTTGAAGCAAAAGTAATTATCTGTAGAAGAATATACAATAGACTTCGAAGAGTTGCTTATGAAGTGTGACATTCACGAGCCTGAAGAACAAACAATTGTTCGTTATCTTGGAGGACTGAACGTAGAAATTTCTATGTCGTTCAGCTACAACCATATCGGACCTTAGATGATGTCATTAGGCTGTCATTAAATATTGAAAAGCAAAGAATACAAATGAGTAACATTCAGTCTCCGAAGGGCAAAGAAATCATCTTTGATGTTCaacaaaaaatgaagaaaggatCTTTTAAAAGTAACAAAGAGCGTGGATCATCAGGTAAGAAACGCTTCAAATGTCAAGGTTTTGGACATGAAGAAGGGTTATCACTCTTGTTGAGAAAAAAGTTAGCAAAGAACCAATCAAGGAGCAAGAGGAAGAAGTGAGGTTGAACATGATATTGAAGAGGTTCTAGCCGATTGTGGAGAAGTTTTAGTAGTTTGTCAAAGTTTGAATACTGCAAGGATAAAGAAGACGAGAATTGGCGACGCCACAACATCTTTCACACAAGATGCACTATTGAAGAGAAGGTTTGCAAGGTTATCATAGATAGTAAAGGTTGTGAAAAtgttatttcaaattatatggTAGACAAATTGAAGCTTCCAACCAAGTTACATCCTCAGCCTTACACCAACCAAGTTACATCCTCATCCTTACAAGTTGCATTGgttaaaaaaagagaatgaagTTAAAGTAACAAAGCAATATTGTGACTAATTTTCTACGAGGAGTAAATACAAGAATAAAGTGTGATGTGACGTCATCCCAATGGATGCATGCCACTTACAGTTAGGATGTCCTTGACAATATGATCATCGAGCTATTCATGATGGTTTCAAAAATACATATTCTTTTATCAAAGATGATAAGAAAATCGTATTAACTCTGTTACGACATGTAGATGGTTAAAAGAATCAAGTTGAGCTATGTCTTTTCACATCTTTCAAGACAAAATACAATCACCAATAAAATCTTTCGCTACAAGCTAAGCATTTTTCAATCCAGAGAGAATGATCTACGAGCATATATATTTACGTTTGTGTTGTTAATTAAAGTAATCTAGTTTAGCATATGTTACTATATTGTGTTATGAGTTAGTCCCACATTGTCCAAGTCATGaaagtttttttcttcttctactagtATAAATATGCATATATaccatttttatttatcaaattgagttgattgaattatatattaaataagcTATGTGCTTATTTTCCTCTAAACTTTTTTTAGAGTAAGAGGTGCATCCTTGGCTTAGCCAACTAAGGTATGTTCTTGACTATTTTTACCATAGTGGGATTGTTAACCTCATCAAGATTGGTGATCCAAACGACGTCCTGGTGTTAGTTTGATATCAGATCAAGGTCGGTCCTCGCGGATGTAGGTCTTTAGTGCGGTGCTGGTTGGTGATTATTTTTAGTATCTTTccatcattatcattattggtACATTTCCATCATCATTGtgcattatcatcatcatcataacatCACTGCCAAAGTATCAACGTCATTGTATAGTAGTAAAAGATGACTCCAATGTGTAGAACTATTCAAGAGATTAAAATGGAAGAATTACACTATCAAGTTAAGGAGTTGTAGGAGCAACTTGCAAAATATGAAGTCGTTCAAAATAATCATGGTAATAAAAGTGAAGACATATCTTCTACCGAAGAAGATAATGCAAATCCATTTCGTTATTGTTCTTCATCCGAAGATTTGTCCACACGAATAGCACAACACAACAACACGAAAGCTAAAGATTTAGGAATCAAAATTGATATTCCTGAGTTTAAAGAGAGACTCTAACCATAATGGAGTTGTTAATCTCGCCAAGATTGATGATCCAAATAACATCTCGGTGTCATATTTACAAATCAAGAATTATAATCAATGATGAGAGTCTTTCCACATTTATACATGTACATTAGAATGCCAAAATATTTTAGTATATCCATATTTTAGCTATCATCTTCATGTAAAGATGATATACAAAAAATGTATGTTATATACACTCTAGTGGAGTTTAAATCCTCTCAATTTTTTCTCTTACGGAGATAAAATATGATCTCTTACTATACatttcattaataaaattaagaaaaaccataaaaaaaacattaaaaaattagtgATCATACTTTATtctcttaatttaaaaaaaatttgaaaaaatctattcttaaaaaaaggataaaagttGTCTTTTATATGCGTGTTCAAAAAGCAActataataaagataaaattaattactaaaattaaccactaaaataaaatctatattaaaatataaaatacacgttaaaataaattaaactacatataTTTATAGACAAATacttaataactaattttacttgttgattttaatatacaaataacatttttttacaaaaagatATATACGAAAAGTGGGgtttgtgtgtatatatatacacaaaactAATGAGCATGATGCATTATTAAGAGGAatgttacatatatatatatatatatatatatatatataaacattctTTACGGGGAATTAGCGTCTCGAAATTCATTAGTGATTATTCGAAACTGTTGCCATACATCCTAGGCAGTCCACAATTTAACGCTCTGAAACACTCTCCAGTCCTCTAATCGACGAAATAAGGActttacaaaagaaaaattttgctTCAAGTAAAGCATAAATATAACGAGTATTTAACCACACACCAGACACATGTTTATTACAGCAAAGAGCCGCAAGACTCGAGAGTTGATGACAGCAAATGATTACATTCACCTATAGTTGCGATATACAGGACTATACATGCAGCTCTCAGCATACTGCACAAGATCCGCAGGGCGAGGAAGACGCGTAGCCAAGCCTGCATGCAACCAGAGTTGGAGGAAATTATTGTTTTTTGAGTGTGAAACCAAATGCAAGAGGGACTAAAGAGTTAAAGAGTTAAAACTAATGAGCACGCACCTAGTTCATATGCCTTAGCAGCAACATTTGCAGCTATGTTAGCAGAAATCTTTCTGATATCAGTGAATGGTGGGTAAATCAAGCCCTTATTGTAGTTCTCATCTGTCACTTGTTTAGCCAACGCTTCAGCTGCACAATACATCACAACAATGTGAACattgttgatatatatatatatggaagaGGCTAGAAACAATTTTTTCATTCACTTACAGGCTGCCAGAAGCATATCATCATGCACTCGAATTGTTCCTGAGATTACTAAACCCAAACCAAAGCCTGGGAAAATATAAGCATTGTTGGCCTGCCCAGGCACGTAAACTTTTCCCTTGTATTCTACAGGATCAAATGGACTCCCGCTAGCAAATATTGCACGACCCTTTGAGGGGTGAAAAAAAGGGTAGGAGTTTCAATCATCATTTTCATAACAAAaagtaattgaaaaaaagaTGCTTAATCAGGTTAAGAGAAGTGATATAGTTATGGGTTAGTATTTTACCTCACTCCACTGATAAGCCTCTTCAGCTGTACACTCAGACTGAGATGTTGGATTGGAAAGAGCCATAATGAGAGGTTTCTGCAGGTGATGACATGCCACAGATATAGTCCAAATATATTTACAATTGCAAATCTAAATACCCAAAATAAGATAATGTGAGATAAGATTTACTTCATTGTTTGCAGTCATAGCCTGAACTACTTCCTTTGTAAATGTTCTTCCCACTCCTGATGATCCAATCAAAACTGTTGGCTTgattacctgaaattataagTTAAGTAACCATTAAAACTAATCTGAAGAGTGAAGACAACCTATTGAAAATCATGAATGGTCATATTTTCCCACCTTAACAGCATCTAGGAGATTGTTAAGAGGTTCATGGTCATGGGCCCAAGGTTTCTTGAAGTGTTGAAGCGAATTCTTCCGTGAACTAACAATCAGACCCTGcatgaaaataaacaaatactTGAAGCCAAATAAATGAAAGCAACAAAACTAAATTTCAATgagaacttaaaaaaaaatactacttTTGAGTCTACAAGCCATATCTTCTTGCGGCTCTCCTCTATCGGTGCCTTCGTCTGCAGCAGgaacaatttaaaaaagaaaaaagaaaaacatcacCAACTGTAACTCAGAAATCAGAATGAACTCAAGCAAGCAAGGTTACTAATATCCAAACAAATAGCTGAATCACCTGCTTCGACATCTCAAGAGCTATTAGCTCTGCTATACCAGTTCCGGCCTGATAGCATGATAGAGAAGAAATAACACAACCTAACTTGTTAAGTAATATTTGTGAAGTAcatatggaaaaataaaaagaattcaaaatttcCCAAACCAAGGTAATAAAAATTAGTGTAGATATTAAGTCAGAAAAACTGATGCTTTACTTCTCCAGCACCAAGGAAGAGGAATGTGTGATCAGCCAGAATGCCACCAATAAGCTTTAGAGCTGCTACAACTCCAGCCAGAACAACAGACGCAGTCCcctaagataagaagatattacTTTtagaaccaaaaaaaaaaaaaagattttgtgtAATATATTACCTGAATATCATCATTGAATACTAGATGAGTTGTGCCGTATTTTGCAAGTAACTCGAAAGCATTGTGATTTGCAAAATCCTCAAACTGCAGAAGCCATTTGAAAGTATCAGACAAAATGATGGAGCAAATTAATATACATTCACCTCATAAACCAGACATTAAATTTGTAAACACCTGTACAAGAACTTTTTCGCCGTAATTTTGCTTCACTGCACACATGAACTCGTGTAGAAGATCATAATATTCCTATGAGAAAACTTTAGCCTCAGAATCGGGTTAAGAGGTGCAAAATGTCATATGAAATAATTAATCAAGtcatatatattatacataCCTTCCCAGTTGCCCTCTTTTGCCCAAGTCCAATGTAGAACTCATCATTCAGTAATTTCTCATTATTGGTTCCCACATCAATTGTAACAGGTAAACACTAGCCACacaaagaggaagaaaattagaaaaacaaGTAATTATAGGGCACATAATCATGAAAATGAGAAAACCAATCATGGAAAAAATGCTTACAGCTGAAGGACGAACTCCACCTAGAGCAGTGTACAAAGCCAATTTACCAACAGGAATTCCCATCCCCTGAACCACATTAAAAATTGTTAGTTATAGAAAGGCTATCTCTATATATTGattgtaaataaattaaaaattttgattccCCTGCAGAAATACCTGACATCCAAGATCTCCAAGTCCCAAAATTCGCTCGCCGTCGGTAACCACAATTACTTGAATACTCCTCTCGGGCCAGTTTTTCAAGACCTCAAGTATTTTCCCCCTGCAAAAGGCCAACGATTGGTATGTAATTTAGCCCAAAACTGCAAGCAAACAGAGGAGGAGAAAAATGAAATACATACTTCTCTTTCAAACTGATGTAAAGACCCTGAGGACGCCTGAAGATACTCCCATATTTCTGGCAAGCCTCACCAACCGTAGGAGTGTATACAACCGGAAGCAATTCCTCAACAT
The genomic region above belongs to Arachis duranensis cultivar V14167 chromosome 3, aradu.V14167.gnm2.J7QH, whole genome shotgun sequence and contains:
- the LOC107478581 gene encoding NADP-dependent malic enzyme isoform X2, which gives rise to MTSFNIPPITRQGFSIKSRICGFFGTSKRKISQSHRVVTAEKEQEEQEDMESILKPLRDGESVLDLSPRSTVSGGVEDVYGEDRATEDQLVTPWTFSVASGYSLLRDPQYNKGLAFTEKERDAHYLCGLLPPTVITQQLQEKKLMKSIREYQVPLQKYMAMMDLQERNERLFYKLLIDNVEELLPVVYTPTVGEACQKYGSIFRRPQGLYISLKEKGKILEVLKNWPERSIQVIVVTDGERILGLGDLGCQGMGIPVGKLALYTALGGVRPSACLPVTIDVGTNNEKLLNDEFYIGLGQKRATGKEYYDLLHEFMCAVKQNYGEKVLVQFEDFANHNAFELLAKYGTTHLVFNDDIQGTASVVLAGVVAALKLIGGILADHTFLFLGAGEAGTGIAELIALEMSKQTKAPIEESRKKIWLVDSKGLIVSSRKNSLQHFKKPWAHDHEPLNNLLDAVKVIKPTVLIGSSGVGRTFTKEVVQAMTANNEKPLIMALSNPTSQSECTAEEAYQWSEGRAIFASGSPFDPVEYKGKVYVPGQANNAYIFPGFGLGLVISGTIRVHDDMLLAASEALAKQVTDENYNKGLIYPPFTDIRKISANIAANVAAKAYELGLATRLPRPADLVQYAESCMYSPVYRNYR
- the LOC107478581 gene encoding NADP-dependent malic enzyme isoform X1; translated protein: MTSFNIPPITQRQGFSIKSRICGFFGTSKRKISQSHRVVTAEKEQEEQEDMESILKPLRDGESVLDLSPRSTVSGGVEDVYGEDRATEDQLVTPWTFSVASGYSLLRDPQYNKGLAFTEKERDAHYLCGLLPPTVITQQLQEKKLMKSIREYQVPLQKYMAMMDLQERNERLFYKLLIDNVEELLPVVYTPTVGEACQKYGSIFRRPQGLYISLKEKGKILEVLKNWPERSIQVIVVTDGERILGLGDLGCQGMGIPVGKLALYTALGGVRPSACLPVTIDVGTNNEKLLNDEFYIGLGQKRATGKEYYDLLHEFMCAVKQNYGEKVLVQFEDFANHNAFELLAKYGTTHLVFNDDIQGTASVVLAGVVAALKLIGGILADHTFLFLGAGEAGTGIAELIALEMSKQTKAPIEESRKKIWLVDSKGLIVSSRKNSLQHFKKPWAHDHEPLNNLLDAVKVIKPTVLIGSSGVGRTFTKEVVQAMTANNEKPLIMALSNPTSQSECTAEEAYQWSEGRAIFASGSPFDPVEYKGKVYVPGQANNAYIFPGFGLGLVISGTIRVHDDMLLAASEALAKQVTDENYNKGLIYPPFTDIRKISANIAANVAAKAYELGLATRLPRPADLVQYAESCMYSPVYRNYR